Proteins from a genomic interval of Callospermophilus lateralis isolate mCalLat2 chromosome 1, mCalLat2.hap1, whole genome shotgun sequence:
- the LOC143379818 gene encoding olfactory receptor 7G2-like, protein SNSTESEKHAGTVEFLLLGLSEDPDLQPTIFGLFLSMYLVTLIGNLLIILAIISDSHLHTPMYFFLSNLSFSDICFISTTVPKMLVNIQRQSKSISYTGCLTQVCFVLVFAGIENSLLAAMAYDRYVAICHPLRYTVIMNPRLCVLLILLSLTISITYALLQSLMLLRLSFCTNLEIPHFFCELGQVIKLACSDTLINNILVYVMTSLLGGLPLFGILFSYVKIVSSVLKMPSSGRKSKAFFTCGSHLSVVSLFYGTGLGVYVSSAVTDLPQKSAIASVMYSVVPPMLNPFIYSLRNRDMQGALKKLIQMSSL, encoded by the coding sequence TCCAACAGCACGGAGTCAGAAAAGCATGCGGGCACAGTAGAATTCCTTCTCCTGGGACTCTCAGAGGACCCAGACCTGCAGCCCACCATCTTTGgactgttcctgtccatgtacctggtcacattgattggcaacctgctcatcatcctggccATCATCTCCGACTCccacctccacacccccatgtacttcttcctctccaacctgtccttcAGTGACATCTGCTTCATCTCCACCACGGTCCCTAAGATGCTGGTGAACATCCAGAGACAGAGCAAGAGCATCAGTTACACAGGCTGCCTCACCCAGGTCTGCTTTGTCCTGGTTTTTGCTGGAATAGAAAACTCTCTTCTTGCAGCAATGGCTTATGACCGTTACGTGGCCATCTGCCATCCACTCAGGTACACAGTCATCATGAACCCCCGCCTGTGTGTCCTGCTGATTCTCTTGTCCCTGACCATCAGCATTACGTACGCCCTGCTCCAAAGTTTGATGCTACTGAGGCTGTCTTTCTGCACAAACCTGGAGATCCCCCACTTCTTCTGTGAACTTGGTCAGGTGATCAAGCTGGCCTGCTCTGACACCCTCATCAATAACATCCTGGTCTATGTGATGACTAGCCTGCTGGGTGGTCTTCCTCTCTTTGGGATTCTTTTCTCTTATGTTAAAATTGTGTCCTCGGTTCTGAAAATGCCATCATCTGGGAGAAAGTCTAAAGCCTTTTTCACGTGTGGATCTCATCTCTCTGTGGTCTCCTTGTTCTATGGGACAGGTCTTGGTGTGTACGTTAGCTCTGCAGTCACAGACTTACCCCAAAAGAGTGCAATAGCCTCCGTGATGTACTCTGTGGTCCCTC